The Mauremys reevesii isolate NIE-2019 linkage group 1, ASM1616193v1, whole genome shotgun sequence genome has a segment encoding these proteins:
- the GPR19 gene encoding probable G-protein coupled receptor 19, which produces MMFAYGMDNSKGSFVIPTVLLPLRNDSHSETSMSLASHEMTDLSKEHRAERNSTVLQYELRPGEIVVASVVFGALWLFSVFGNSLVCLVIHRSRRTQSTTNYFVVSMACADLLISMTSAPFVLLQFMSGRWTLGSIMCKLVRYFQYLTPGVQIYVLLSICVDRFYTIVYPLSFKVSREKAKKMIAASWIFDAAFVSPAFFFYGSSWDNHCNFFLPYSWDGAVYSIIHLLVSFLIPSIFIILFYQKVIKYIWRIGTDGRTVRRTMNIVPRTKVKTIKMFLMLNLVFLLSWLPFYVVQLWHPQETDYRKSSLVFMAITWISFSSSASKPTLYSVYNANFRKGMKETFCMSSMKCYRSNAYTITTSSRIAKKNYVGISEIPAPAKTVTKDSIYDSFDREAKEKKLAWPINSNPPNTFV; this is translated from the coding sequence ATGATGTTTGCCTATGGTATGGATAATAGCAAAGGTTCTTTTGTTATCCCAACAGTACTGCTACCACTCCGGAACGACAGCCACTCTGAAACCTCTATGTCTCTGGCAAGCCATGAGATGACAGATTTATCCAAGGAACACAGAGCAGAGAGGAACAGTACTGTCTTGCAGTATGAACTGAGACCAGGGGAAATAGTAGTAGCCAGCGTGGTTTTTGGAGCATTATGGCTGTTCTCTGTCTTTGGAAATTCCCTTGTTTGTTTAGTGATCCACCGGAGCAGGAGGACTCAGTCTACCACCAACTACTTTGTGGTCTCCATGGCTTGTGCCGATCTCCTCATTAGCATGACGAGTGCTCCGTTTGTGCTGCTCCAGTTTATGTCTGGCAGGTGGACACTTGGGAGCATTATGTGCAAGCTAGTGAGATATTTTCAATATCTCACCCCTGGTGTTCAGATCTACGTGCTGCTGTCTATCTGCGTAGATAGGTTCTACACAATTGTCTATCCTTTGAGTTTCAAAGTGTCCAGAGAAAAAGCCAAGAAAATGATTGCAGCATCTTGGATCTTTGATGCTGCTTTTGTGTCCCCAGCTTTCTTTTTCTATGGCTCCAGTTGGGACAACCATTGCAACTTTTTTCTCCCGTATTCTTGGGATGGAGCTGTCTATAGCATCATCCATCTTTTGGTGAGTTTTTTGATTCCATCCATTTTCATCATCCTATTTTACCAAAAGGTCATCAAATACATTTGGAGGATAGGAACCGATGGCAGAACAGTCAGGCGGACCATGAATATAGTACCAAGGACAAAAGTGAAAACCATCAAGATGTTCCTGATGTTAAATTTAGTATTTCTGCTATCATGGCTCCCTTTTTACGTGGTGCAGCTGTGGCACCCACAGGAGACAGACTACAGAAAGAGTTCTTTGGTTTTCATGGCTATCACTTGGATATCCTTTAGTTCGTCAGCCTCTAAGCCCACCCTGTACTCAGTGTATAATGCAAACTTCAGAAAAGGGATGAAAGAAACATTTTGCATGTCCTCCATGAAATGCTACCGAAGCAATGCATACACCATCACCACCAGTTCAAGGATAGCCAAAAAAAATTATGTTGGAATCTCAGAAATCCCTGCACCAGCCAAAACTGTAACCAAAGACTCAATCTATGATTCATTtgacagagaagcaaaggaaaaaaagcttGCTTGGCCTATTAATTCGAACCCACCAAATACATTTGTCTAA